One Thioalbus denitrificans DNA window includes the following coding sequences:
- a CDS encoding pilus assembly protein TadG-related protein — MAHQRGQALVSALTFLVIGVVTLLVMYNTSQVTVEKSRLVNAADAAAYSGALYVARNLNFMAYTNRALIANHVAVGHFVSYMSWMRYVQSTSRRLSQLSLLAAAIPGVGPVLAYAGQVLDRWAEVTTRGTELFGEVYVPLADSLNRIISAVQMTSRASLGTSLDGGQALAGIHGLMEAAARAHHPAIRINVPETMEDAGSARYAGEIALENAALSRFMRFYRAGDDGGRMERMTDLNLGHSERWIRSREWRPRDLSVPFLIRVRKQGSTRQRLGDGLSDWNASDELLHWRWSWSKMEWKRKGSIGKGRASAREFDDTYAGIDTYAGLTDGREGRDPSLSLTAYATLPVDNIDTQSQFGLAPGTRRLAAVARARIYHRRPAAPDFAPLGRGEYANLYNPFWTVRMEAVPWR; from the coding sequence ATGGCTCATCAACGGGGCCAGGCGCTGGTGTCGGCGCTGACGTTCCTGGTCATTGGCGTGGTGACGCTGCTGGTCATGTACAACACCAGCCAGGTCACCGTGGAGAAGAGCCGCCTGGTCAACGCCGCCGACGCCGCCGCCTACAGCGGCGCACTCTACGTGGCGCGCAACCTCAACTTCATGGCCTATACCAACCGGGCATTGATCGCGAACCACGTGGCGGTCGGTCACTTCGTCAGTTACATGTCCTGGATGCGCTACGTGCAGAGCACCAGCCGCCGCCTGTCCCAGCTGAGCCTGCTGGCGGCGGCGATCCCGGGCGTGGGTCCGGTGCTTGCCTATGCCGGCCAGGTGCTGGACCGCTGGGCGGAGGTGACCACGCGGGGGACGGAGCTGTTCGGGGAGGTCTACGTGCCACTGGCCGACTCGCTCAACCGCATCATCTCGGCGGTGCAGATGACCTCGCGCGCAAGCCTGGGCACGTCACTGGATGGCGGGCAGGCACTGGCGGGCATTCACGGCCTGATGGAGGCGGCGGCGCGGGCCCATCACCCCGCCATCCGCATCAATGTCCCAGAGACGATGGAGGATGCCGGGTCGGCGCGCTACGCGGGGGAGATTGCCTTGGAAAACGCCGCTCTCAGCCGTTTCATGCGCTTCTACCGGGCCGGGGATGACGGCGGCCGGATGGAGCGCATGACGGACCTCAACCTGGGCCATTCGGAGCGCTGGATCCGGAGCCGTGAATGGCGGCCGCGGGATCTGAGCGTGCCGTTCCTGATCCGCGTCCGCAAGCAGGGCAGCACCCGCCAGCGGCTCGGTGACGGCCTGTCCGACTGGAACGCCAGCGACGAGCTGCTGCACTGGCGCTGGTCCTGGTCGAAGATGGAATGGAAGCGGAAGGGCTCCATCGGCAAGGGCCGGGCGAGCGCGCGGGAGTTCGACGATACCTACGCGGGGATCGACACCTATGCCGGCCTGACCGATGGCCGGGAGGGGCGGGATCCCAGCCTGAGCCTGACCGCCTATGCCACCCTGCCGGTGGACAACATTGACACCCAGTCGCAGTTCGGGCTTGCGCCGGGAACCCGCCGGCTGGCGGCGGTGGCCCGGGCGAGAATCTATCACCGCCGACCCGCGGCGCCGGATTTCGCGCCGTTGGGGCGGGGGGAGTACGCAAACCTCTACAACCCCTTCTGGACCGTGCGCATGGAGGCGGTGCCATGGCGTTGA